In the genome of Chlamydia trachomatis A/HAR-13, one region contains:
- the rplO gene encoding 50S ribosomal protein L15: MIKLECLQDPSPRKRRTKLLGRGPSSGHGKTSSRGHKGDCSRSGYKRRFGYEGGGVPLYRRVPTRGFSHKRFDKCVEEITTQRLNEIFDNGAEVSLEALKERKVIHRETSRVKVILKGALDKKLVWKDAAIVLSEGVKSLIEAV; encoded by the coding sequence ATGATTAAGTTAGAGTGTTTACAAGATCCTTCGCCTCGTAAGCGAAGAACGAAACTCTTGGGCCGAGGACCTTCTTCTGGTCACGGGAAAACAAGTAGTCGAGGACACAAAGGGGACTGTAGCCGTTCTGGATACAAGAGACGTTTCGGATATGAAGGGGGAGGCGTACCTTTATACAGAAGAGTTCCTACACGAGGATTTTCTCATAAACGCTTTGATAAATGTGTTGAAGAAATCACAACACAACGTTTGAATGAGATTTTTGACAATGGCGCAGAAGTATCTTTGGAAGCTTTAAAAGAAAGAAAAGTTATCCATAGAGAGACTTCTCGTGTTAAAGTAATCCTTAAAGGAGCTCTGGATAAGAAATTAGTCTGGAAAGATGCTGCAATAGTGCTGTCAGAAGGAGTAAAAAGTCTTATCGAGGCTGTTTAA